In Exiguobacterium sibiricum 7-3, a genomic segment contains:
- the menC gene encoding o-succinylbenzoate synthase produces the protein MTAITLRSAELFDVYLTFRQPMQTAISTLSKRRTTILRLTDQEGRIGYGEGVAFETPWYTAETQDSLRALSPLLYRLLAAQPLSSPADVNTRFQPIKGNQMAKAMFDGAVHELFAQAEHKSLAAYLGGDETQAIPCGKALGRSSADQTVEAVGQALTDGFERIKLKLAPMDTAILQQVRKTFPDAPLMFDANGSFDLSDLPILQEWDTFSLLMMEQLFSADDWLSHQHAASLLKTPLCLDESIQTTQDALLMRTLQAGQIINIKPARLGGLTAALDVRSMTPSYWLGGMFESGIGRRQTLAFATLPDLAYPIDMSGTDQYFIEDLLEQDYIVENGSIRYAEHPVSRERLERLTVSTKIL, from the coding sequence ATGACGGCAATCACCCTTCGCAGCGCGGAACTGTTTGATGTATATCTGACGTTTCGTCAGCCGATGCAGACCGCCATCTCCACGTTGTCGAAACGCCGGACAACGATCCTTCGACTGACCGATCAAGAAGGTCGAATCGGCTATGGGGAAGGCGTCGCTTTTGAGACACCTTGGTACACGGCAGAAACACAAGACTCACTTCGTGCCCTGTCCCCGCTCCTGTACCGTTTGCTTGCCGCACAACCTTTATCGTCACCGGCTGACGTCAACACACGCTTTCAGCCGATCAAAGGCAATCAGATGGCAAAAGCGATGTTCGACGGAGCTGTTCATGAATTATTTGCGCAAGCCGAGCATAAATCCCTCGCAGCCTATTTGGGTGGTGATGAGACTCAGGCAATTCCATGCGGAAAAGCACTCGGACGCTCTTCGGCCGACCAAACGGTTGAAGCTGTAGGTCAGGCGTTGACTGATGGATTCGAGCGGATTAAACTAAAGCTCGCCCCAATGGATACAGCCATTCTCCAACAGGTTCGAAAGACTTTTCCGGACGCTCCTTTGATGTTTGATGCCAACGGAAGTTTTGATTTGTCTGATTTACCAATCCTTCAAGAGTGGGATACTTTTTCCCTGCTGATGATGGAACAACTATTTTCTGCTGACGATTGGTTAAGCCACCAGCATGCTGCCTCATTACTCAAGACACCGCTTTGTCTCGATGAATCCATCCAGACGACGCAGGATGCCTTACTGATGCGAACACTGCAGGCTGGTCAAATCATCAACATCAAGCCAGCGCGTCTCGGCGGTTTGACAGCAGCGCTCGATGTGCGAAGCATGACACCATCGTACTGGTTGGGCGGAATGTTCGAGAGCGGAATTGGACGGCGCCAAACGTTGGCATTCGCCACTTTACCGGATCTCGCTTATCCGATTGATATGTCTGGAACCGATCAGTATTTCATTGAAGATCTACTCGAACAGGACTACATCGTCGAAAACGGATCCATCCGGTATGCGGAACATCCGGTTTCCCGGGAACGCCTCGAAAGGCTGACCGTCTCAACAAAAATTCTCTAA
- the map gene encoding type I methionyl aminopeptidase, with protein sequence MLDYDYDALREIGRIVAIARDEMANAVKPGITTKELDDIGARILKEQGAESAPIVMYDFPGATCISVNEVAAHGIPGAYVIQEGDIVNVDVSAVKNGYYSDTGKTVIAGQARRPEDVRLVEVSLTALEKGLEKVKAGTKVNQIGKAIYAETRKSGFTVIRNLAGHGLGKTLHGEPESISNYFSREENDLLKEGQVIAVETFISTGDEFCMEDEKDGWTLYTPNKSLVSQFEHSVIVLKDGYEILTKVD encoded by the coding sequence ATGTTAGATTATGATTACGATGCATTACGTGAAATCGGACGGATTGTCGCCATTGCACGCGATGAGATGGCAAATGCCGTTAAACCAGGGATTACGACGAAGGAACTAGATGATATCGGGGCACGTATCTTGAAAGAACAAGGGGCGGAATCCGCACCGATCGTCATGTATGATTTTCCGGGGGCAACTTGTATCAGTGTGAATGAAGTGGCCGCACACGGTATTCCCGGTGCCTATGTCATCCAAGAGGGAGATATCGTGAATGTCGACGTCTCGGCCGTGAAGAATGGTTACTACTCCGACACGGGTAAAACGGTCATCGCAGGACAAGCCCGTCGTCCGGAAGATGTCCGACTGGTTGAAGTCTCGTTGACTGCCCTTGAAAAAGGATTGGAGAAAGTTAAAGCCGGGACAAAGGTGAATCAAATCGGGAAAGCGATTTATGCCGAGACACGCAAGAGCGGGTTTACCGTCATCCGGAACTTAGCAGGACATGGTTTAGGAAAGACATTGCACGGCGAGCCGGAGTCGATTTCGAACTACTTCAGCCGTGAGGAGAACGACTTGTTAAAAGAAGGACAAGTCATTGCTGTTGAAACGTTCATCTCAACAGGCGACGAATTTTGTATGGAAGACGAGAAGGATGGTTGGACATTATACACACCAAATAAAAGTTTGGTTTCTCAATTTGAACATAGTGTCATCGTCTTAAAAGATGGATATGAAATCTTAACGAAAGTCGATTGA
- a CDS encoding EAL-associated domain-containing protein, with the protein MDALDVIVHPEQIEAWFQPIVGAAPFKVEGYEIQSHFRGEPLKPFFQEDDVPIEYQLEVMSHVIRHAFQKVPMDAHSFVLIRCRPAWLFENGGEDFLSILRDAQIDFPEDRLYVTLTDVQVDDFDRLGRIVAYYQNSGLKVALDRAEATSLERVFSMSPDMLIVDLASMIEKKTVSASYPHLLQTMEHLCDQLGAPLLYKNISHLGQLRYAWQHGGRYYMGNLLGETTPDWVTTCPGMEILLHEVPMFYKYDREQMNRLFQLEQDWTVRFNEYCQSVRPEEDIDEWLLMLAKKMEPEFIRFYITDANGFQQSSNISKKSGDWKRYSFYKGYNWSFRPYFIRTTVAMERRHTGYLSDRYVDFSSGEQTRTFSMPLNNGMFLFADISADYLYQERLSE; encoded by the coding sequence ATGGATGCCTTAGATGTCATTGTTCATCCCGAACAAATTGAAGCTTGGTTTCAGCCGATTGTCGGAGCGGCACCTTTTAAAGTAGAAGGGTATGAAATTCAATCCCACTTCCGGGGAGAACCATTAAAACCATTTTTTCAAGAAGACGATGTACCCATTGAGTATCAACTCGAAGTGATGAGTCATGTCATTCGACATGCCTTTCAAAAAGTACCGATGGATGCGCATTCGTTTGTTTTGATCCGCTGTCGACCGGCCTGGTTGTTTGAGAACGGCGGTGAAGATTTTTTAAGCATCTTGCGGGATGCACAAATCGATTTTCCGGAAGACCGGTTATACGTCACATTAACGGATGTTCAAGTCGACGATTTTGATCGACTCGGGAGAATCGTTGCCTATTATCAAAATTCCGGTTTGAAAGTTGCACTCGACCGGGCGGAAGCGACCAGTCTTGAACGAGTCTTTTCGATGTCGCCGGACATGTTGATTGTCGATTTGGCATCGATGATTGAGAAAAAAACAGTGTCGGCCAGCTACCCGCATTTATTGCAGACGATGGAACATCTCTGTGATCAACTCGGGGCACCGTTATTGTACAAAAATATCAGCCATCTTGGTCAGTTGCGTTATGCCTGGCAGCACGGCGGGCGTTACTATATGGGAAACCTGCTCGGTGAAACAACACCGGACTGGGTAACGACGTGTCCCGGAATGGAAATCCTGCTACATGAGGTCCCGATGTTTTATAAGTATGACCGGGAACAGATGAACCGGCTGTTTCAGCTCGAACAGGATTGGACCGTTCGATTCAATGAGTACTGTCAGTCAGTTCGACCGGAGGAAGACATCGACGAGTGGCTGTTGATGCTTGCGAAAAAAATGGAGCCGGAGTTCATCCGTTTTTATATCACGGATGCGAACGGCTTCCAGCAGTCATCAAATATCAGCAAAAAAAGCGGTGACTGGAAACGCTATTCGTTTTACAAGGGGTACAATTGGAGTTTCCGACCGTATTTCATCCGAACGACGGTCGCAATGGAACGACGGCATACCGGATACTTATCTGACCGTTACGTCGACTTCAGTTCAGGGGAACAGACGCGGACCTTCAGTATGCCGCTGAATAATGGGATGTTCTTATTTGCTGATATTTCAGCAGACTATTTATATCAAGAACGATTGAGTGAATGA
- the menE gene encoding o-succinylbenzoate--CoA ligase produces MYPWIYTRAKEQPDDLALITDSERLTWSALYTKAHELASSWAPLFSRGDRVALYGPSSSSYIIAVHAAQLLELTIVPINIRLSQTEVEMQLKQADVRFVISDRPIDAPVKRLPFQVVNPAPDVLVRHMPKHYIQSMLFTSGTTGRPKAVEQTMLNHFSSAMNAARHTGSYPDDRFLVVTPLFHMSGLAVVYRSVIYGVPLILEPHFSPNKTITWIKTEHITHISLVSVMLDRLLEAGLRRFDLRVVLTGGGPVPLPILTRALDRDIPVMQTYGMTETASQVATLLPAEAIRKIGSAGKAIAPTEIRINRYQEIEVKGPTVMNGYFANPEATAAAFTADGYLKTGDLGRIDADGYLYVLDRRSDLIISGGENIYPAEVEAALLSISGITEAGVVGRFDPIWGQVPVAFIVSTLAETVVREEMGRLLAKYKCPVTYFYRDTLPRNANGKLIRRQLKESL; encoded by the coding sequence GTGTATCCTTGGATTTACACGCGTGCTAAAGAACAACCGGATGATCTTGCTCTCATCACGGACAGCGAACGTTTGACATGGTCCGCGCTCTACACAAAAGCACATGAACTGGCAAGTTCGTGGGCTCCGCTGTTTTCCCGTGGTGACCGCGTCGCTTTGTATGGTCCTTCCAGCAGCAGTTATATCATCGCTGTTCACGCAGCTCAGTTGCTTGAACTGACAATCGTTCCGATCAATATCCGTTTGAGTCAAACGGAAGTGGAGATGCAACTCAAACAAGCAGATGTCCGGTTCGTCATCTCGGATCGTCCGATCGATGCACCGGTCAAACGGCTTCCGTTTCAAGTGGTCAATCCGGCGCCCGATGTTCTCGTTCGGCATATGCCGAAACATTATATTCAGTCGATGTTATTTACGAGCGGAACGACCGGACGACCAAAAGCGGTGGAACAGACGATGCTCAATCACTTTTCGAGTGCCATGAATGCGGCCCGTCATACCGGTTCCTATCCGGATGACCGATTCCTTGTCGTAACACCGTTGTTTCATATGAGCGGTTTAGCTGTCGTCTACCGTTCCGTCATCTATGGTGTTCCACTCATCCTCGAACCTCATTTTTCACCGAATAAGACCATTACATGGATCAAGACAGAACATATCACACACATCTCTCTCGTCTCAGTCATGTTGGATCGCTTGCTTGAAGCCGGACTGCGCCGGTTTGATTTGCGTGTCGTCTTGACCGGCGGCGGCCCTGTCCCTTTACCGATTCTGACCCGTGCGTTAGACCGCGACATCCCCGTCATGCAAACGTATGGAATGACCGAGACCGCTTCCCAAGTCGCGACACTCCTGCCGGCAGAAGCGATTCGAAAAATCGGTTCTGCCGGTAAAGCCATTGCTCCGACGGAAATCCGCATCAACCGGTATCAGGAAATCGAAGTCAAAGGTCCGACTGTGATGAACGGTTATTTTGCCAATCCGGAGGCGACTGCAGCTGCCTTTACAGCGGACGGCTATTTGAAGACCGGGGATCTTGGACGAATCGATGCCGATGGTTATTTGTATGTGTTGGATCGAAGAAGCGATTTGATCATTTCCGGTGGTGAAAATATTTATCCAGCCGAAGTCGAAGCTGCCTTATTATCAATTTCAGGTATCACGGAAGCCGGTGTCGTCGGACGATTCGACCCGATTTGGGGGCAAGTACCGGTCGCTTTCATCGTCAGTACGCTGGCAGAGACCGTTGTCCGGGAAGAAATGGGACGTTTACTGGCCAAGTACAAATGTCCCGTCACCTATTTTTACCGCGATACGTTACCGCGTAACGCCAACGGCAAACTGATTCGGCGTCAACTGAAGGAGTCACTATGA